Proteins from a genomic interval of Polaribacter sp. Q13:
- the gyrA gene encoding DNA gyrase subunit A, which translates to MADGEKLIPINIEEQMKAAYIDYSMSVIVSRALPDVRDGLKPVHRRVLFGMHELGIKATGSYKKSARIVGEVLGKYHPHGDTSVYDSMVRMAQNWSVRYMMVDGQGNFGSVDGDSPAAMRYTEVRMQKISEDMLADIEKETVDHRLNFDDTLQEPTVLPTRIPNLLVNGASGIAVGMATNMAPHNITEVINGTMAYIDNRDIEIDELMQHITAPDFPTGGIIYGYDGVREAFHTGRGRIVMRAKAVIEEVKGRECIIVTEIPYQVNKADMIKKTADLVNDKKISGIANIRDESDRNGMRIVYILKRDAIPNIVLNKLFKYTQLQTSFSVNNIALVKGRPEQLNLKQLIHYFVEHRHEVIVRRTEFLLRKAEARAHILEGLIIASDNIDEVIKIIRASNNADEARESLIERFELSEIQAKAIVEMRLRQLTGLEQDKLRAEFDEIMLTITDLKDILANEPRRYDIIKEELSLIRDKYGDERRSVIEYAGGDMRIEDMIPDTKVVVTISNAGYLKRTNLEEYKVQNRGGRGQKGATTRNEDFLEHLFVGTNHQYMMFFTQKGKVFWMRVYEIPEGGKNTKGRAMQNLINIEQDDSVKAFLVTEDLKDEDYVNSHYVIMATKKGQVKKTSLEQYSRPRTNGINAITIKEGDELLEAKLTTGDSQVMLALASGKSIRFEEAKTRPMGRTASGVRGITLQHENDEVIGMVAVNDMESNILVVSEKGYGKRSKLEDYRVTNRGGKGVKTLNISEKTGNLVAIKNVDDSNDLMIINKSGLTIRMAVEDLRVMGRATQGVRLINIKDSDSIAAVAKVVHEEEVEEEVEGETENGTEIENDSNENQE; encoded by the coding sequence ATGGCAGACGGAGAAAAGTTAATTCCGATTAACATTGAAGAGCAGATGAAAGCTGCGTACATCGATTACTCGATGTCAGTAATTGTTTCAAGAGCATTACCAGATGTAAGAGATGGTTTAAAGCCAGTTCATAGAAGGGTTTTGTTTGGTATGCATGAGTTAGGAATTAAAGCTACAGGTTCGTATAAAAAGTCCGCAAGAATTGTTGGGGAAGTTTTAGGTAAGTATCACCCACACGGAGATACTTCTGTGTACGATTCTATGGTGCGTATGGCGCAGAACTGGAGTGTACGTTATATGATGGTTGACGGTCAAGGGAACTTTGGTTCTGTAGATGGAGATTCGCCAGCAGCAATGCGTTATACTGAGGTTAGAATGCAAAAAATATCAGAAGACATGTTGGCTGATATTGAAAAAGAAACAGTAGATCATCGTTTAAATTTTGATGATACTTTGCAAGAACCAACTGTTTTACCAACTCGTATTCCCAATTTATTGGTAAACGGAGCATCTGGTATTGCGGTAGGTATGGCTACAAATATGGCGCCTCATAATATAACGGAAGTTATAAACGGTACCATGGCATATATTGATAATAGAGATATTGAGATAGATGAATTAATGCAGCATATTACGGCACCAGATTTTCCTACAGGAGGAATTATTTATGGTTATGATGGTGTTAGAGAGGCTTTTCATACTGGTCGTGGACGTATTGTAATGCGTGCTAAAGCTGTTATTGAAGAGGTTAAAGGACGTGAGTGTATTATTGTTACAGAGATCCCTTACCAAGTGAATAAAGCAGACATGATTAAAAAAACTGCTGATTTGGTAAATGATAAAAAAATATCTGGAATTGCCAATATTCGTGATGAGTCTGATAGAAACGGAATGCGTATTGTGTATATTTTAAAACGTGATGCTATTCCTAATATCGTATTAAATAAATTATTTAAATACACACAATTACAAACTTCTTTTAGTGTAAATAATATTGCATTGGTAAAAGGAAGACCAGAGCAATTAAACTTAAAACAATTAATTCATTATTTTGTTGAACATAGACATGAAGTTATTGTTCGTAGAACAGAATTTTTACTAAGAAAAGCAGAGGCAAGAGCACATATCTTAGAAGGATTAATTATTGCATCTGATAATATAGATGAAGTAATTAAAATTATTAGAGCTTCTAATAATGCAGATGAAGCTAGAGAGAGTTTAATTGAGCGTTTTGAGTTGTCAGAAATTCAAGCAAAAGCAATTGTAGAAATGCGTTTGCGTCAATTAACAGGACTAGAACAAGATAAATTACGTGCTGAGTTTGATGAAATTATGTTAACGATAACTGATTTAAAAGATATTTTAGCAAACGAACCAAGACGTTACGATATTATAAAAGAAGAATTATCCCTAATTAGAGATAAATATGGTGATGAACGTAGATCTGTAATAGAATATGCGGGTGGAGATATGCGTATTGAAGATATGATTCCGGATACAAAGGTGGTGGTTACCATTTCTAATGCAGGATATTTAAAGCGTACAAACTTAGAAGAGTATAAAGTTCAGAATAGAGGAGGTAGAGGTCAAAAAGGAGCAACTACCAGAAATGAAGATTTCTTAGAGCATTTATTTGTAGGTACAAATCACCAATATATGATGTTCTTTACGCAGAAAGGAAAAGTATTCTGGATGCGCGTATATGAAATTCCAGAAGGAGGTAAGAATACCAAAGGTAGAGCAATGCAAAACCTTATTAATATAGAGCAAGATGATAGTGTAAAAGCTTTCTTGGTAACAGAAGACTTAAAGGATGAAGACTATGTAAATAGCCATTATGTTATTATGGCAACTAAAAAAGGTCAGGTTAAAAAGACTTCTTTAGAGCAATATTCTAGACCAAGAACTAATGGTATTAATGCAATTACTATTAAAGAAGGAGATGAGTTATTAGAGGCGAAGTTAACTACTGGAGACAGTCAGGTTATGTTGGCTTTAGCGTCTGGTAAATCTATCCGTTTCGAAGAAGCTAAAACCCGACCAATGGGAAGAACTGCTTCTGGTGTTAGAGGAATTACTTTACAACATGAAAATGATGAGGTAATTGGTATGGTTGCTGTAAATGATATGGAAAGTAATATACTTGTTGTATCTGAAAAAGGATACGGTAAACGTTCTAAATTAGAAGATTATCGTGTTACAAATCGTGGAGGTAAAGGGGTGAAAACTTTAAATATTTCTGAAAAAACGGGTAATTTAGTCGCTATTAAAAATGTAGATGATTCTAATGATTTAATGATTATTAATAAATCTGGATTAACAATTAGAATGGCTGTAGAAGATTTAAGAGTTATGGGGCGTGCAACACAAGGTGTTCGTTTAATAAATATTAAAGATTCAGATAGTATTGCCGCTGTTGCAAAAGTTGTCCATGAAGAAGAGGTAGAAGAAGAAGTTGAAGGTGAAACAGAGAATGGCACGGAAATTGAAAATGATTCAAATGAAAATCAAGAATAA